The following are encoded together in the Actinoplanes sp. N902-109 genome:
- a CDS encoding oligosaccharide flippase family protein, producing the protein MPDLRTERTAAGGGVVLMLRFAATSVLNYGFGVALAWLLPRSEFGAVSVLQNVLLLAGMVLGAGMPWVLARTIARDPDGWPPVFRSAIAVNLAIAVVLAGTLVVLQATPRHVLPDASPGVTVVVALTVLLLAVVAALGGALHGSRRFDGLGAMQTAEIAVKAVAGLALVALAGLGAAGVALGFLAGAAAAIGCAGWALRDRLPGWGPFAGAAVTRQALPAGAGTGSIAFLVTLDVLVLSVLGRGFGISTAALAAYQVAVILARIPYYLANAMGDAAFPSMATGRTRRESHEWFVAVLRWVLLALVPLQLVLLIAPATPLRVLFPGGYADAATLIRVLTAGTVALIAADLLVKALYAQGLAGAVARRAPIAVLVQLTGLLLLVPRWGTTGAAVAFALGATTGAVLLAAVYLTYHRPGRVAGGTFAAYAVATGTLIATLLFAPRLPAPADLLGIAAALAAYVGLVVGLGLIRPREIAHVRAVAARFARRSFLAPVCVLVTAVALLWNLWSSPDSQYDEVVYTRAAQQVATTGELTWTGRPMFVHPPLSFLAQAGWLRTLGLDTAALGDAIIGSRVLAALAAAACVLVLAALVRRLVPMAGLRRRAVLTAAVVLLAATDPILLRYGRMAVIEPFALLGCLVTLWLAVALWRGPVLRYVVLVGAATGLTLLTKEVALFLLLTPAVFGLLGRDRAGLRRAGAALLTGLAVWLLFPLWAVQLGLGGEFLDVKVATAQRLLGTVQITGWNRPETSFAGAVLDQAGQYATSYLLLAAGAAALVWLVLRRPPESARWLLAWLLTSYGFGAYTVLLGTLNEQFFVYLMPAAITGTVLVADAVTSAARRPVLVAVPLAAVLAVAAVSWGRFLLPRNDALLRATALVRATVPVCEPVNASGDPDKYQHLLPGYTVTSYAVGPAAVADGVHLFFLSDKDAALRYGTSNPQLTDWIRGNGTRVARFPSATYQGLELWRVPMNPGDPLADVRATSAGSFALTSACTGFPVNGRWDKTQTGSPLTAGWAGNQVFEGVVRTPDGPLPVVARLARTAAYRDAQLPPPDRADRRLSDPVIAAAATRELGAPLGPPATMADGQVRQPFAAAVLQHAPGSTVVSLAPVGRLALAEGLVDPPAAARLPQPAPALPTVAGPQEPSSVTPFLRSGAAALAAAALALLLTRVRRRREPAPETRAEAV; encoded by the coding sequence GTGCCTGACCTGCGCACCGAACGCACCGCGGCGGGCGGTGGCGTGGTGCTGATGCTGCGGTTCGCCGCCACGTCGGTGCTCAACTACGGGTTCGGGGTGGCGCTGGCCTGGCTGCTGCCGCGCAGCGAGTTCGGCGCCGTCAGCGTGCTGCAGAACGTGCTGCTGCTGGCGGGCATGGTGCTCGGCGCGGGCATGCCCTGGGTGCTGGCCCGCACGATCGCCCGGGACCCGGACGGCTGGCCGCCGGTGTTCCGCTCGGCGATCGCGGTCAACCTGGCCATCGCGGTCGTGCTGGCCGGCACGTTGGTGGTGCTGCAGGCCACCCCGCGGCACGTGCTGCCGGACGCCTCGCCCGGGGTGACCGTCGTGGTCGCCCTGACCGTCCTGCTGCTGGCCGTGGTGGCGGCGCTCGGCGGTGCGCTGCACGGCAGCCGCCGCTTCGACGGGCTGGGCGCGATGCAGACCGCCGAGATCGCGGTCAAGGCGGTGGCCGGGCTGGCCCTGGTCGCCCTGGCCGGCCTGGGCGCCGCGGGCGTGGCGCTGGGGTTCCTGGCCGGTGCGGCCGCGGCGATCGGCTGCGCGGGGTGGGCGCTGCGGGACCGGCTGCCGGGGTGGGGGCCGTTCGCCGGGGCCGCGGTCACCCGGCAGGCGCTGCCCGCGGGGGCCGGCACCGGCAGCATCGCCTTCCTGGTCACCCTGGACGTGCTGGTGCTCAGCGTGCTCGGGCGCGGCTTCGGCATCAGCACGGCCGCGCTGGCCGCGTACCAGGTCGCCGTGATCCTCGCCCGGATCCCGTACTACCTGGCCAACGCCATGGGCGACGCGGCGTTCCCCTCCATGGCCACCGGGCGCACCCGGCGGGAGAGCCACGAGTGGTTCGTCGCGGTGCTGCGCTGGGTGCTGCTCGCCCTGGTGCCGTTGCAGCTCGTCCTGCTGATCGCCCCGGCCACACCGCTGCGGGTGCTGTTCCCCGGCGGGTACGCCGACGCGGCCACGCTGATCCGGGTGCTGACCGCCGGTACGGTCGCCCTGATCGCCGCGGACCTGCTGGTCAAGGCCCTGTACGCGCAGGGCCTGGCCGGTGCGGTGGCCCGCCGCGCCCCGATCGCCGTGCTCGTGCAGCTGACCGGCCTGCTGCTGCTGGTCCCCCGCTGGGGCACGACGGGCGCTGCCGTGGCGTTCGCGCTGGGGGCCACGACCGGTGCGGTGCTGCTGGCCGCGGTGTACCTCACCTACCACCGGCCGGGCCGGGTGGCCGGCGGGACGTTCGCGGCCTACGCGGTGGCCACCGGCACCCTGATCGCGACGCTGCTGTTCGCCCCGCGGCTGCCCGCGCCGGCGGACCTGCTGGGCATCGCGGCCGCCCTCGCGGCGTACGTGGGGCTGGTCGTGGGTCTGGGTCTGATCCGGCCACGGGAGATCGCACACGTGCGCGCGGTGGCCGCCCGGTTCGCCCGGCGGTCCTTCCTCGCACCGGTGTGCGTGCTGGTGACCGCGGTGGCGCTGCTGTGGAACCTGTGGTCCAGCCCGGACAGCCAGTACGACGAGGTCGTCTACACCCGCGCCGCGCAGCAGGTGGCCACCACCGGCGAGCTGACCTGGACCGGCCGGCCGATGTTCGTGCACCCGCCGCTGTCGTTCCTGGCCCAGGCCGGCTGGCTCCGGACGCTCGGCCTGGACACCGCCGCGCTGGGCGACGCGATCATCGGGTCCCGGGTGCTGGCGGCGCTCGCCGCGGCAGCGTGCGTGCTGGTGCTGGCCGCGCTGGTGCGCCGGCTGGTGCCGATGGCCGGGCTGCGGCGCCGGGCCGTGCTGACCGCGGCGGTGGTGCTGCTCGCGGCGACCGACCCGATCCTGCTGCGCTACGGCCGGATGGCGGTGATCGAGCCGTTCGCCCTGCTGGGTTGTCTGGTCACGCTCTGGCTCGCGGTCGCGTTGTGGCGCGGCCCGGTGCTGCGGTACGTGGTCCTGGTCGGCGCCGCCACCGGGCTGACCCTGCTGACCAAGGAAGTGGCGCTGTTCCTGCTGCTCACCCCGGCGGTGTTCGGGCTGCTCGGCCGGGACCGGGCCGGTCTGCGCCGGGCCGGCGCGGCGCTGCTGACCGGGCTGGCGGTGTGGCTGCTGTTCCCGCTGTGGGCGGTGCAGCTCGGGCTGGGCGGGGAGTTCCTGGACGTCAAGGTGGCGACGGCGCAGCGGCTGCTCGGCACCGTGCAGATCACCGGGTGGAACCGGCCGGAGACCTCCTTCGCCGGTGCCGTGCTCGACCAGGCCGGCCAGTACGCGACCAGCTATCTGCTGCTGGCCGCCGGGGCCGCCGCGCTGGTGTGGCTGGTCCTGCGCCGCCCGCCGGAAAGTGCCCGGTGGCTGCTGGCGTGGCTGCTCACCAGCTACGGCTTCGGGGCGTACACGGTGCTGCTGGGCACGCTCAACGAGCAGTTCTTCGTCTACCTGATGCCCGCCGCGATCACCGGTACGGTGCTGGTCGCCGACGCCGTGACCAGCGCGGCCCGGCGCCCGGTGCTGGTGGCGGTGCCGCTGGCGGCGGTGCTGGCCGTGGCGGCCGTCTCGTGGGGACGCTTCCTGCTGCCCCGCAACGACGCGCTGCTGCGGGCCACCGCGCTGGTGCGGGCCACGGTCCCGGTGTGCGAACCGGTCAACGCCAGCGGCGACCCCGACAAGTACCAGCACCTGCTGCCCGGTTACACCGTCACGTCGTACGCGGTCGGCCCGGCCGCCGTGGCCGACGGCGTGCACCTGTTCTTCCTCAGCGACAAGGACGCAGCGCTGCGGTACGGCACCAGCAACCCCCAGCTCACCGACTGGATCCGCGGCAACGGCACCCGGGTAGCGCGTTTCCCCAGCGCCACCTACCAGGGTCTGGAGCTGTGGCGGGTGCCGATGAACCCGGGTGACCCGCTGGCCGACGTCCGGGCCACCAGCGCCGGCTCGTTCGCGCTGACCTCGGCCTGCACCGGCTTCCCGGTGAACGGCCGCTGGGACAAGACGCAGACCGGGTCACCGCTGACCGCGGGCTGGGCCGGCAATCAGGTGTTCGAGGGCGTGGTGCGCACCCCGGACGGCCCGCTGCCGGTGGTGGCGCGGCTGGCGCGCACCGCGGCGTACCGGGACGCGCAGCTGCCCCCGCCCGACCGGGCCGATCGCCGGTTGTCCGACCCGGTCATCGCGGCCGCCGCCACCCGCGAGCTGGGCGCACCGCTGGGACCACCGGCCACCATGGCCGACGGGCAGGTCCGCCAGCCGTTCGCCGCGGCGGTCCTGCAGCACGCCCCCGGTTCGACCGTGGTGAGCCTGGCCCCGGTGGGGCGGCTCGCCCTGGCCGAGGGGCTGGTGGACCCGCCCGCCGCCGCCCGCCTGCCGCAGCCGGCACCGGCGCTGCCCACCGTCGCCGGGCCGCAGGAGCCGTCCTCGGTCACCCCGTTCCTGCGCTCGGGGGCCGCCGCGCTGGCCGCTGCCGCACTGGCGCTGCTGCTGACCCGGGTGCGCCGCCGCCGGGAACCGGCCCCCGAGACCCGCGCGGAGGCGGTATGA
- a CDS encoding glycosyltransferase family 4 protein, protein MSQAAALAAGVVALLVGPLLVAARHLHRMTGARPAPRRTPGRHLRILIITSEAPPIVSGISRSVDRLAAGLRGRGHHVDVLSSVQIPRLMLGEVRLSALALYWPALARRLSGYDVVNLHGPVPTMSDAFLVLARLTRASCAIVYTHHSALQIRGAERLCRVYDRMHRALSARVTLTVTTSRYYADQLGLPGGRPVQVVPWGVDARPEPLRQRRGLRPLRVLFVGQMRPYKGVEALLPAVAGCHGIELVLIGAGDHLRDYQLLAADLGTTNVQFLGRVPDAELTARYDDSDVVVLPSVTKAEAFGLVVLEGMAAGCVPVVTDLPGVRDLVDRTGIVVPPGDVGRLRSALLGLAGDRIRLDQLSRAARRRAEGLGWDTCVDRYEEALVSAARSVPAAVLAQPALVLSGADADGGRPGA, encoded by the coding sequence ATGAGTCAGGCAGCGGCGCTTGCCGCCGGCGTCGTGGCGCTCCTGGTCGGGCCGCTCCTGGTGGCCGCACGACATCTGCACCGGATGACCGGGGCGCGCCCGGCACCACGCCGGACACCGGGCCGGCACCTGCGCATCCTCATCATCACCAGCGAGGCACCGCCGATCGTGTCGGGCATCTCCCGCTCGGTCGACCGGCTCGCCGCCGGGCTGCGCGGGCGCGGGCACCACGTCGACGTCCTGTCCTCGGTGCAGATCCCCCGGCTGATGCTCGGCGAGGTGCGGCTCAGCGCGCTGGCGTTGTACTGGCCCGCGCTGGCCCGCCGGCTGTCCGGCTACGACGTGGTCAACCTGCACGGCCCGGTGCCCACCATGAGCGACGCGTTCCTCGTGCTGGCCCGGCTGACCCGGGCGTCGTGCGCGATCGTCTACACCCACCACTCGGCGCTGCAGATCCGCGGGGCCGAACGGCTGTGCCGGGTCTACGACCGGATGCACCGGGCACTGTCGGCGCGCGTCACGCTGACCGTCACCACCTCGCGCTACTACGCCGACCAGCTGGGGCTGCCCGGCGGCCGGCCGGTACAGGTGGTGCCGTGGGGGGTGGACGCCCGGCCGGAACCCCTGCGCCAGCGGCGGGGGCTGCGGCCACTGCGGGTGCTGTTCGTCGGGCAGATGCGCCCGTACAAGGGGGTGGAGGCGCTGCTGCCGGCCGTCGCCGGGTGCCACGGCATCGAGCTGGTGCTCATCGGCGCCGGCGACCACCTGCGCGACTACCAGCTGCTCGCGGCCGACCTGGGCACCACCAACGTGCAGTTCCTGGGCCGGGTGCCGGACGCCGAGCTGACCGCCCGGTACGACGACAGCGACGTGGTCGTGCTGCCCTCGGTCACCAAGGCCGAGGCGTTCGGACTGGTGGTGCTGGAGGGGATGGCCGCCGGGTGCGTGCCGGTGGTGACCGACCTGCCCGGGGTGCGCGACCTCGTCGACCGGACCGGGATCGTGGTGCCGCCCGGTGATGTCGGCCGGCTGCGCTCGGCGCTGCTCGGGCTGGCCGGTGACCGGATCCGGCTCGACCAGCTCAGCCGGGCGGCCCGCCGCCGCGCCGAGGGGCTGGGCTGGGACACCTGCGTGGACCGCTACGAGGAGGCGCTGGTCTCGGCGGCCCGCAGCGTGCCGGCCGCGGTGCTCGCGCAGCCGGCGCTGGTGCTGTCGGGTGCGGACGCCGACGGGGGTCGCCCCGGTGCCTGA
- a CDS encoding RNA polymerase sigma factor — translation MTENDLSPVITAAKTGDEEAFRRLYHAVHPGLLRYLRALVGDEAEDVASEAWLRIARDLGGFTGGSGFRAWAFTVAHNRAIDHVRRTRRQPAVLTPIEHLSDLAVTGDAGEQAAERMSTTRAIGLIAGLPPEQAQAVLLHVVVGFDGPATARMLGKRPGAVRMAASRGLRRLAARVDPGK, via the coding sequence GTGACGGAAAATGATCTGTCACCGGTGATCACCGCGGCGAAAACGGGTGACGAGGAAGCGTTCCGGCGGTTGTACCACGCCGTTCATCCCGGTCTGCTGCGCTACCTGCGGGCGCTGGTCGGCGACGAAGCGGAGGACGTGGCTTCCGAGGCCTGGTTACGCATCGCCCGCGACCTCGGCGGGTTCACCGGCGGCAGCGGGTTCCGCGCATGGGCGTTCACCGTCGCGCACAACCGGGCGATCGACCACGTCCGCCGCACCCGCCGGCAGCCGGCCGTGCTCACCCCGATCGAGCACCTGTCGGACCTGGCGGTGACCGGCGACGCGGGTGAGCAGGCGGCCGAGCGGATGTCCACCACCCGCGCCATCGGCCTGATCGCCGGGCTGCCGCCGGAGCAGGCCCAGGCGGTGCTGCTGCACGTGGTGGTCGGGTTCGACGGCCCGGCCACCGCCCGGATGCTCGGCAAGCGCCCGGGCGCGGTGCGGATGGCCGCCTCCCGCGGGCTGCGCCGGCTGGCCGCCCGCGTCGACCCCGGGAAGTGA
- a CDS encoding GH92 family glycosyl hydrolase codes for MLRTLAAAALLTAAAISVPQTAQAAGTSPAARAAAADLALTQYVNPLVGTDDSNSPNPVGGGAGGSTFPGATVPFGMLQFSPDTPTASPSGYRDSDRTVESFSLTHFNGAGCPNNEDLPILPITGALGASPGSSWTSYASGYTKTNEVAQAGYYKNRLDKYGVDAELSATTRTGALKLTYPATTSARVLINASRSATGDRAGTVTVSGNRVSGEHTAGGFCGGRTYKVYFSIQFDRTPTAAGTFNGGTVTAGGTSVSGNQAGAYVTFDTTSNAVVNATIGVSFVSVANAQNNATAEAAPFATVRAAASSAWNTALNRVQVTGGGTTELQKFYTALYHVLQNPNIASDTNGEYRGFDGAVHSATHPVYQNYSGWDIYRSWSALVALIAPDVMTDIVKSMVLDGQQGGLLPKWSQQSVEDFVMPGDPGPIIVGSAYAFGARGFDTAAALALMKKSATGGSTQGTVLRGNEGSYEANQFIPGNPSETLEYASSDFAIAQFAKAVGDTDAYTTYSAHSQYWRSLFNGESAFIHTRDSGGAWTSPLNPAQESPYVEGNAAQYTWMVPHNLGAVVTLMGGPGTAAQRLDHHFTELNGGLSRPYFYIGNEPEHGVPWAYNFARKPAGASDAVRRVMAESFTTGAGGLPGNDDLGATSAWYVWAALGFYPVTPGADTLAVHGGSFPGVLIQRPTGTITVTGGSTTNRYVQSLSVGGSATSHNYFRYADIATGGTIAYTMGSTPSSWGTGAGDVPPSFADGRTQPPAEPELGANLALGKAVTGSATCNSAESAAKAVDGAIAGNSKFCSPGAPATLQVDLGSAQPVSSFVVEHAGLGGEQTGWNTGAYTISTSTDGSTWSTAVAVSGARASRSYLPIPARTARYVRFEASQPAADGSGTARIYELQVYGSSSAPADLALRKPASADSSCAATESADRAFNGSWLGGWYDKWCSQGSSKWLQTDLGSSRHIGSVVIRHAGAGGEYPRWNTRDFDVQTSADGSTWTTRAQVRGNTADSTTTAVNADARYLRIAVVTPAQDGSAAARIYEVDVRS; via the coding sequence ATGCTCCGTACCCTCGCCGCGGCGGCTCTCCTCACCGCCGCAGCAATCAGCGTCCCGCAGACGGCCCAGGCCGCCGGGACATCCCCGGCAGCCAGGGCCGCCGCCGCGGACCTGGCGCTCACCCAGTACGTCAACCCGCTCGTCGGCACCGACGACAGCAACTCCCCCAACCCCGTGGGCGGCGGCGCCGGTGGCAGCACCTTCCCCGGCGCCACCGTCCCGTTCGGCATGCTGCAGTTCAGCCCGGACACCCCGACCGCCTCGCCGTCGGGCTACCGCGACTCGGACCGCACCGTCGAGTCGTTCAGCCTGACCCACTTCAACGGCGCCGGCTGCCCCAACAACGAGGACCTGCCGATCCTGCCGATCACCGGCGCGCTCGGGGCCTCGCCGGGCAGCTCGTGGACCAGCTATGCGTCCGGTTACACCAAGACGAACGAGGTCGCGCAGGCCGGCTACTACAAGAACCGGCTGGACAAGTACGGCGTGGACGCCGAGCTGAGCGCCACCACCCGCACCGGCGCGCTCAAGCTGACCTATCCGGCCACGACCAGCGCCCGGGTGCTGATCAACGCGAGCCGCTCGGCCACCGGCGACCGGGCCGGCACCGTCACCGTCAGCGGCAACCGGGTCTCCGGCGAGCACACCGCGGGCGGGTTCTGCGGCGGTCGTACGTACAAGGTGTACTTCTCGATCCAGTTCGACCGCACGCCCACCGCGGCCGGGACGTTCAACGGGGGCACGGTCACGGCCGGTGGCACCAGCGTGAGCGGCAACCAGGCCGGCGCGTACGTCACCTTCGACACCACCAGCAACGCCGTGGTCAACGCGACGATCGGGGTGTCGTTCGTCAGCGTGGCCAACGCGCAGAACAACGCGACCGCCGAGGCCGCGCCGTTCGCCACCGTGCGGGCCGCCGCAAGCTCGGCCTGGAACACCGCGCTCAACCGCGTCCAGGTCACCGGTGGTGGCACCACCGAGTTGCAGAAGTTCTACACCGCGCTGTACCACGTGCTGCAGAACCCGAACATCGCCAGCGACACCAACGGCGAGTACCGCGGCTTCGACGGCGCCGTGCACAGTGCCACGCACCCGGTGTACCAGAACTACTCCGGCTGGGACATCTACCGTTCGTGGTCGGCGCTGGTCGCCTTGATCGCCCCGGACGTGATGACCGACATCGTCAAGTCGATGGTGCTGGACGGTCAACAGGGCGGGCTGCTGCCCAAGTGGTCGCAGCAGAGTGTCGAGGACTTCGTGATGCCCGGCGACCCGGGACCGATCATCGTCGGCAGCGCGTACGCCTTCGGGGCGCGCGGTTTCGACACCGCTGCCGCCCTGGCCCTGATGAAGAAGAGCGCGACCGGCGGCAGCACGCAGGGCACGGTGCTGCGCGGCAACGAGGGCAGCTACGAGGCCAACCAGTTCATCCCGGGCAACCCCTCGGAGACCCTGGAGTACGCCTCCAGCGACTTCGCCATCGCCCAGTTCGCCAAGGCGGTGGGTGACACCGACGCCTACACCACCTACAGCGCGCACTCGCAGTACTGGCGCAGCCTGTTCAACGGCGAGTCGGCGTTCATCCACACCCGCGACAGCGGCGGCGCGTGGACCAGCCCGTTGAACCCGGCGCAGGAGAGCCCGTACGTCGAGGGCAACGCCGCGCAGTACACCTGGATGGTGCCGCACAACCTCGGTGCGGTCGTCACGTTGATGGGTGGACCGGGCACCGCGGCGCAGCGCCTCGACCACCACTTCACCGAGCTGAACGGCGGGTTGTCCCGGCCGTACTTCTACATCGGCAACGAGCCCGAGCACGGGGTGCCGTGGGCGTACAACTTCGCCCGCAAGCCCGCCGGGGCCAGTGACGCGGTGCGCCGGGTGATGGCCGAGTCGTTCACGACCGGCGCGGGCGGGCTGCCCGGCAACGACGACCTGGGCGCGACCTCGGCCTGGTACGTCTGGGCGGCGCTGGGCTTCTACCCGGTCACCCCGGGCGCGGACACCCTGGCGGTGCACGGCGGCAGCTTCCCGGGCGTGCTGATCCAGCGCCCGACCGGCACCATCACGGTGACCGGGGGCAGCACGACCAACCGCTACGTCCAGTCGCTGTCGGTGGGTGGTTCCGCCACGAGCCACAACTACTTCCGGTACGCGGACATCGCGACGGGCGGGACGATCGCGTACACGATGGGCAGCACCCCGTCGTCCTGGGGCACCGGCGCCGGTGACGTACCGCCGAGTTTCGCCGACGGGCGCACCCAGCCGCCGGCCGAACCCGAGCTCGGGGCGAACCTGGCCCTGGGCAAGGCGGTCACCGGCTCCGCGACCTGCAACAGCGCGGAGTCGGCCGCGAAGGCGGTCGACGGCGCGATCGCCGGCAACAGCAAGTTCTGCTCGCCCGGCGCGCCCGCGACGCTGCAGGTGGATCTGGGCTCGGCGCAGCCGGTCAGCTCGTTCGTGGTCGAGCACGCCGGGCTCGGCGGCGAGCAGACCGGCTGGAACACCGGCGCGTACACGATCTCGACCAGCACCGACGGCAGCACCTGGAGCACCGCGGTGGCGGTGAGCGGGGCCAGAGCCAGCCGCAGTTATCTGCCGATCCCGGCCCGCACGGCGCGCTACGTACGCTTCGAGGCGAGCCAGCCCGCCGCGGACGGCAGCGGCACCGCACGGATCTACGAGCTGCAGGTGTACGGCAGCAGCAGCGCCCCCGCCGACCTCGCCCTGCGCAAGCCGGCGAGTGCGGACTCGTCGTGCGCGGCCACCGAAAGCGCGGACCGGGCGTTCAACGGCAGCTGGCTCGGCGGCTGGTACGACAAGTGGTGTTCGCAGGGCAGCTCCAAGTGGCTGCAGACGGATCTCGGGTCGAGCCGGCACATCGGTTCGGTGGTGATCCGCCACGCCGGTGCCGGCGGTGAGTACCCGCGGTGGAACACGCGCGACTTCGACGTGCAGACCTCGGCCGACGGCAGCACCTGGACCACCCGGGCCCAGGTCCGGGGCAACACGGCCGACAGCACCACGACCGCCGTGAATGCCGACGCCCGATATCTGCGAATTGCCGTGGTCACCCCGGCTCAGGATGGTTCGGCCGCGGCCCGCATCTATGAGGTGGACGTTCGCTCGTAA
- a CDS encoding radical SAM protein, translating into MRVTMILPALTEATSPLFRPVKYSLFPPLGLATLAGYLRDDDEVRILDEHVERIDDFIDGDEPDVVVIQVYITSARRSYEIAAKYRERGVFVALGGLHVTSLPEEAAQHADAIFLGPGEDTWPHFLDDFRRGEPRSRYVSSERTLHHLPPIRRDLIRRERYLVPNSIVVTRGCPHHCDFCYKDAFFAGGKSFYTQQVDAALAEIERLPGKHLYFLDDHLFGNRRFAEALFEGMRGMGRVFQAAGTVDAILGPGTAPEEAAGTILKLSTAPGAPAQAGRRKADLLARAAAAGLRSMFVGLETINAANLTEQRKRQNVGRSYEAVVRKLHDAGVMINASFVFGMDGDGPDVFDRTVEWGVANGLETATFHIMTPYPGTALHRRMAAAGRIVHQDWDRYDTRHVVHRPQGMTAGQLEDGYWRAYRDFYRWRAIWDGAKGKPAGDRMRHLAYAGGWKKFEPMWDTLIRSRQVLRAMPVLERVLNIDRYGYS; encoded by the coding sequence ATGCGCGTGACGATGATCCTGCCGGCGTTGACCGAGGCGACGAGCCCGCTGTTCCGGCCGGTCAAGTATTCGTTGTTCCCGCCGCTGGGGCTGGCGACGCTGGCCGGTTACCTGCGGGACGACGACGAGGTGCGGATCCTCGACGAACATGTTGAACGCATTGACGATTTCATCGATGGTGACGAGCCCGATGTCGTCGTCATCCAGGTGTACATCACGTCGGCGCGGCGGTCGTACGAGATCGCGGCCAAGTATCGCGAGCGCGGCGTCTTCGTGGCGCTCGGCGGGTTGCATGTGACGTCGCTGCCGGAGGAGGCCGCCCAGCATGCCGACGCCATCTTCCTCGGCCCCGGGGAGGACACCTGGCCGCATTTCCTCGACGACTTCCGCCGCGGGGAACCGCGGAGCCGGTACGTGTCGAGCGAACGCACGCTGCACCACCTGCCGCCGATCCGGCGTGACCTGATCCGACGCGAGCGCTACCTGGTGCCGAACTCGATCGTGGTGACCCGCGGGTGCCCGCACCACTGCGACTTCTGCTACAAGGACGCCTTCTTCGCCGGGGGCAAGTCGTTCTACACCCAGCAGGTGGACGCCGCGCTGGCCGAGATCGAGCGGCTGCCGGGCAAGCACCTGTACTTCCTGGACGACCACCTGTTCGGCAACCGGCGCTTCGCGGAGGCGTTGTTCGAGGGGATGCGCGGGATGGGCCGGGTGTTCCAGGCAGCCGGCACGGTGGACGCGATCCTCGGACCGGGCACCGCACCCGAGGAAGCGGCGGGCACGATCCTCAAGCTGAGCACCGCACCCGGCGCACCGGCGCAGGCGGGTCGCCGGAAGGCGGACCTGCTCGCGAGGGCAGCCGCCGCTGGCCTGCGCAGCATGTTCGTCGGCCTGGAGACCATCAACGCCGCCAACCTCACGGAGCAGCGGAAACGCCAGAACGTCGGCCGCAGCTACGAAGCCGTGGTGCGCAAGCTGCACGACGCCGGGGTGATGATCAATGCCAGCTTCGTGTTCGGGATGGACGGCGACGGGCCGGACGTCTTCGACCGTACGGTCGAGTGGGGCGTGGCCAACGGGCTGGAGACCGCGACGTTCCACATCATGACGCCGTATCCGGGGACCGCGCTGCACCGCAGGATGGCGGCGGCCGGGCGCATCGTCCATCAGGACTGGGACCGGTACGACACCCGGCATGTGGTCCACCGGCCGCAGGGGATGACGGCCGGGCAGCTGGAGGACGGCTATTGGCGGGCTTACCGGGACTTCTACCGGTGGCGTGCCATCTGGGACGGGGCGAAGGGCAAGCCCGCCGGGGACCGGATGCGGCATCTGGCGTATGCGGGCGGGTGGAAGAAGTTCGAGCCGATGTGGGACACGTTGATCCGCTCGCGGCAGGTGTTGCGGGCCATGCCGGTGCTGGAAAGAGTTTTGAATATTGACAGGTACGGATACAGCTGA